The Pelodiscus sinensis isolate JC-2024 chromosome 26, ASM4963464v1, whole genome shotgun sequence genome contains a region encoding:
- the LOC102455309 gene encoding LOW QUALITY PROTEIN: uncharacterized protein LOC102455309 (The sequence of the model RefSeq protein was modified relative to this genomic sequence to represent the inferred CDS: inserted 2 bases in 1 codon), whose protein sequence is MSDSSSAPGLKSQGQEMAVVEPVSFEEVAVCFSEEEWALLDPGQRVLYRDVMRENYEAVSWLGFPVSKAHVLSWVERREELQIPDLQGCEEGKIISDTHTAGDGMLNENSERSLQEEGPERMAPCGVLVERCEGHVSQSPEEGETCESQCSLQRQQGNHPGAGQDKSSNRSRRLKTNTETVQKEIPHHHSPCACSDSVTPIKHERAQTGEKPFSCSDCGKSFSQRSLLVRHRRVHTGEKPFSCSDCGKSFSHRSNLVRHRRAHTGEKPFSCFDCGKSFSHRSNLVIHRRVHTGEKPFSCSDCGKSFSHRSYLVTHRRAHTGEKPFSCSDCGKSFSHSSHLVRHRRVHTGEKPFSCSDCGKSFSHSSHLVRHRRVHTGEKPFSCSDCGKSFSHRSYLVIHGRVHTGEKPFSCSDCGKSFSHRSYLVTHRRAHTGEKPFSCSECGKRFNDQSQLVIHRRVHTGEKPFSCSDCGKSFSHSSHLVRHRRVHTGEKPFICSDCGKSFSQTKTLVKHRKTHMXKKLFSCSHYRKCCSQRSHLVIHENSHRSEII, encoded by the exons atgtctgactccagctcagcccctggcctaaagagccagggacaggaaatggccgtggTGGAGCcagtgagcttcgaggaggtggctgtgtgtttctctgaggaggaatgggctctgctggacccgggccagagagtcctctacagggatgtgatgcgggagaattacgaggctgtgagctggctgg gatttccagtctccaaagctcatgtgctctcctgggtggagcgaagggaagagctgcagatcccggatctccaaggctgtgaggaaggaaagatcatcagtgacacccacacag caggtgatgggatgctgaatgagaacagtgagaggaGTCTTCAGGAGGAAGGACCTGAGCGAATGGCTCCATGTGGCGTGTTAGTGGAAAGAtgtgaagggcatgtttctcagagtcctgaaGAAGGAGAGACTTGTGAGAGTCAGTGTAgtctacaaaggcagcagggaaaccatccaggagcaggacaggataaatccagtaacaggagcagaaggttgaaaacaaacacagaaactgttcaaaaGGAAATCCCCCATCATCATTCACCTTGTGCTTGCAGTGACAGTGTAACTCctattaaacatgaaagagcccaaacaggagagaaacccttcagctgctctgactgtgggaaaagcttcagtcagaggtcactccttgttaggcataggagagtccacacaggagagaaacccttcagctgctctgactgtgggaaaagcttcagtcacaggtcaaaccttgttagacataggagagcccacacaggagagaaacccttcagctgctttgactgtgggaaaagcttcagtcacaggtcaaaccttgttatccataggagagtccacacaggagagaaacccttcagctgctctgactgtgggaaaagcttcagtcacaggtcataccttgttacccacaggagagcccacacaggagagaaacctttcagctgctctgactgtgggaaaagcttcagtcacagttcacaccttgttagacataggagagttcacacgggagagaaacccttcagctgctctgactgtgggaaaagcttcagtcacagttcacaccttgttagacataggagagttcacacgggagagaaacccttcagctgttctgactgtgggaaaagcttcagtcacaggtcATACCTTGTTATCCATGGGAGAgtccacacgggagagaaacccttcagctgctctgactgtgggaaaagcttcagtcacaggtcataccttgttacccacaggagagcccacacaggagagaaacctttcagctgctctgaatgtgggaaaagattcaatgaccagtcacagcttgttatccataggagagttcacacgggagagaaacccttcagctgctctgactgtgggaaaagcttcagtcacagttcacaccttgttagacataggagagttcacacgggagagaaacccttcatctgctctgactgtgggaaaagcttcagtcagaccaAAACCCTTGTTAAACATAGGAAAACCCATAT GAAGAAGCTGTTCAGCTGCTCTCACTATAGGAAATGctgcagtcagaggtcacaccttgttatccatgagAACTCTCACAGGAGTGAAATCATTTAA